In uncultured Cohaesibacter sp., a genomic segment contains:
- a CDS encoding homoserine dehydrogenase: MSNTLKIGLAGLGTVGTAALKRLDSMQMNFAEKAGLAIEVRAISARSKTRDRGIDLSGYRWYDNPVDLAKSDDIDVFVELIGGDSGPAEEAVRAAIQSGKHVVTANKALIAKHGNELARMAEANHVALNFEAAVAGGIPVIKAVRESMTANAISRVYGILNGTCNYILTRMEEEGLSFDACLKDAQRLGYAEADPTFDVEGYDTAHKLTILTSLAFGTEIESEAILVEGITSITPADIAAARDLGFRIKLLGVAKKTSTGIEQRVHPTMVPRESSIAQISGVTNAVVIDGDAIGSVTLAGPGAGGDATASAVIADIVDLARGLEVKPLGRPTETLVPFKQSEIYAHEGGYYIRLRVNDMHGVFASIATRMAEQEISLESIVQHKKRSKASEAEATPAAGKSQDIILITYETTEMRINKAIEAIKTDGHIIAPPQVIRIARV; the protein is encoded by the coding sequence ATGAGCAACACGTTAAAAATTGGCCTGGCCGGTCTCGGGACAGTAGGCACTGCAGCCCTCAAACGTCTTGATTCCATGCAAATGAATTTTGCCGAGAAGGCGGGTCTTGCCATCGAAGTCCGCGCCATTTCAGCGCGCAGCAAGACCAGGGATCGCGGCATCGATCTCTCCGGCTATCGCTGGTATGACAATCCTGTCGATCTGGCCAAGAGCGACGACATCGACGTGTTCGTCGAGCTGATCGGCGGCGACAGTGGTCCGGCGGAAGAGGCCGTACGCGCGGCCATCCAGTCCGGCAAGCATGTGGTCACCGCCAACAAGGCGCTGATTGCCAAGCATGGCAACGAACTGGCCCGCATGGCTGAAGCCAATCATGTCGCTCTCAATTTCGAGGCCGCCGTCGCCGGTGGCATTCCGGTCATCAAGGCCGTGCGGGAAAGCATGACCGCCAACGCCATTAGCCGCGTTTATGGCATTCTCAACGGCACCTGCAACTACATCCTGACCCGCATGGAAGAGGAAGGCCTGTCGTTTGACGCCTGTCTCAAGGATGCCCAGCGTCTGGGCTATGCCGAGGCCGACCCGACCTTCGATGTTGAAGGCTATGACACCGCCCACAAGCTCACCATCCTGACCAGCCTTGCCTTCGGCACCGAAATCGAGAGCGAAGCCATTCTGGTCGAGGGCATCACCAGCATCACCCCGGCCGACATCGCTGCCGCCCGTGATCTGGGCTTCCGGATCAAGCTGCTCGGCGTCGCCAAGAAGACCTCCACCGGTATCGAACAGCGCGTCCACCCGACCATGGTGCCGCGGGAGTCATCCATCGCCCAGATCTCCGGCGTGACCAACGCCGTGGTGATTGACGGCGATGCCATCGGCTCCGTCACGCTGGCCGGCCCCGGCGCTGGTGGCGACGCAACCGCTTCTGCCGTCATTGCCGATATCGTCGATCTGGCCCGTGGCCTTGAGGTCAAGCCGCTCGGTCGCCCGACAGAAACGCTGGTGCCATTCAAGCAATCGGAAATCTACGCCCACGAAGGCGGCTATTACATCCGTCTGCGTGTCAATGACATGCACGGTGTGTTCGCCTCGATCGCCACCCGCATGGCAGAGCAGGAAATCTCCCTTGAGAGCATCGTGCAACACAAGAAGCGGTCGAAAGCCAGCGAAGCCGAGGCAACCCCGGCAGCTGGCAAGAGCCAGGACATCATCCTGATCACCTATGAGACCACGGAAATGCGGATCAACAAGGCCATCGAGGCCATCAAGACCGACGGCCACATCATCGCCCCACCGCAGGTCATCCGTATCGCCCGCGTCTGA
- the sbcD gene encoding exonuclease subunit SbcD: MRIIHTADWHLGHSLNGWSRELEHEVFFARIADLIDEQQADLLVVAGDVFDSSNPSGETQELFYRTLVRFKQRRPGLVTVISGGNHDPALRLEAPSPVLKALDVHVVGTVKRWDGEIDMSRLLVPVTASGEVALYVLAIPFLRASDLTGLSFGDTDEQSPVVRSARAFFEEVTGKARAVAGDVPILAMAHLHCAGGLESEGAERRILIGGSHALPVDVFPDSLAYVALGHLHGQQTLGDGRVRYSGSCFPLSASEINYAHGVTLIEIADGRASHHHIAIAHPAPVLRVPRSGQIALADLAADLDAIEVDGDGPMGLRPIVYVELEATDAAAVLMSDAATMVAERGLRLGGVRVHRTAPAARTGGQPMVSLRQTTPEQLFIDAYSARNDVAPEERHLSAFRDILVEG; this comes from the coding sequence GTGCGCATCATCCATACCGCAGACTGGCATCTGGGACATAGCCTCAACGGCTGGTCGCGAGAGCTGGAGCATGAGGTCTTTTTCGCCCGTATTGCCGATCTGATCGATGAGCAGCAGGCAGACCTTCTGGTCGTTGCCGGTGACGTGTTCGACAGCAGCAATCCCTCGGGAGAGACGCAGGAGCTGTTCTATCGCACCCTTGTCCGCTTCAAGCAGCGGCGGCCGGGGCTTGTCACCGTGATTAGCGGCGGCAACCATGATCCCGCCTTGCGGCTCGAAGCGCCGTCTCCGGTGCTCAAGGCACTTGACGTGCATGTGGTCGGGACGGTGAAACGGTGGGACGGCGAGATCGATATGTCTCGCCTGCTGGTGCCGGTAACGGCTTCGGGGGAAGTGGCGTTGTATGTGCTGGCCATTCCCTTCCTTCGGGCGTCTGACCTTACGGGGCTTTCCTTTGGCGATACGGACGAGCAGTCGCCGGTGGTGCGGTCGGCCAGAGCTTTCTTCGAGGAGGTGACCGGGAAGGCCAGAGCGGTAGCTGGTGACGTGCCGATCCTTGCGATGGCGCATCTTCATTGTGCCGGTGGGCTGGAGAGCGAGGGGGCCGAGCGCCGGATCCTGATCGGTGGGTCCCATGCCTTGCCAGTGGATGTCTTCCCCGACAGCTTGGCTTACGTCGCGCTTGGCCATCTGCACGGTCAGCAGACGCTGGGCGACGGACGGGTTCGCTATTCGGGCTCCTGCTTTCCGTTGTCGGCATCCGAGATCAACTATGCCCACGGAGTGACGCTGATCGAGATCGCGGACGGGCGGGCGAGCCATCACCATATCGCCATTGCGCATCCTGCGCCCGTGCTGCGCGTCCCCCGTTCTGGGCAGATTGCCCTTGCTGATCTCGCGGCAGACCTTGACGCCATCGAGGTGGATGGTGATGGACCGATGGGCCTGCGGCCGATTGTCTATGTCGAGCTTGAAGCGACTGACGCGGCAGCGGTGTTGATGAGCGATGCCGCGACTATGGTCGCCGAGCGCGGCTTGCGGCTTGGCGGTGTGCGCGTCCACCGGACGGCTCCGGCGGCCCGCACGGGTGGCCAGCCGATGGTCTCCCTTCGCCAGACAACACCGGAGCAGCTGTTCATCGACGCCTACAGCGCCAGGAATGACGTCGCGCCGGAAGAACGGCACCTGTCGGCCTTTCGCGACATTCTGGTGGAGGGTTGA
- a CDS encoding AAA family ATPase, with protein sequence MEILALEGENIASLAKPFAIHFDEEPLSGAGLFAITGDTGAGKSSLLDAMCLALYGECPRLGSSGVNDQVPDISGDMLASTDPRTILRRGAAGGHAVVRFRAMDGEAYEARWSVRRARDKATGKLQAVDRSVTRLSDGVVLENQTRAVAGRVEQLTGLTYEEFRRSVLLAQGDFDNFLSAKAAERAQILEKVTDTGLYREISKRAYAAFSKAGRAVSDLELQLGEHKVLDAEEKAQLEGKAGAQSAKAAALAHDKAALGKDLAVYQALDDAANRIEEAREAERLASEAWNNGQAAVALLADLQKAAGIRAEWREDQEAGRALEAARSSLDGTGKALEEARQQEVEALRAVGDSKAQVLELEAQFKALGPIWSQAERLDAGIVTAEEELQKAATQSKVAETDLAEKTGALQVANRGLAALEVALGALADRIAAEPAGEIFEKRWDILEDRLKLRIEACKAMDEAREAKIALEASVSERQQRKAEIDALIGACREKIALNQQAIEDKAEARKALADAEPVQRLARLSLSLAAVRTLKGLAQDYARTTKEIARLRDLAICLDKTIAACEADLLRSDKAESEAEGAIKALQAPTELAEAAVSEEAARLRSQLVDGEACPVCGSKDHPVHASEQASELAHTLRSRLEAARQDREAVIALRARARSDIEAARQDLVTAQTKLAGQTEALVEIEQTYAQSLASESDGPIASDLPPLSNGAEPALSDLLLKMDGWQRRLDQDRKALVALDQSFREASREIEAQQGTAQTLAGEQQMLATQIGPDLMELDKRTRQITDLAARVASLDAELAASFSPVGLDWAEVNGQGAPVLAALAERRQAHLEAVADLALESGKRGDAERARDKAGDQLQHVGVTLDKAREALADRTRRLDGLKAERQELLGGEATGSHRTAFNNRRIKAGEAADAARAAHDAVASHMHRLIAQQQSEADTLAKATERRELAIEALEAAVSGTGLAMDAIPALLGLSSDEVAALSAQVKALDLARTNAAALLASRQQDHQALVNKGTPALERAEIEERIKAIAEQEQLCQTALAEVRAKLEMDRLAHEKMSELVAKIEAAKAVLDTWTAVNDVIGSASGDRFAQIAQEVTLGILVDHANHHLADIKPRYRLALGEGKLSLHVIDEHMAGEIRSTRSLSGGERFLVSLSLALGLSTIGAQGAISSMLFIDEGFGSLDAESLELAINALEALRAQGRTIGVISHVQAMKDRIPVQIQVKAQGGGASEIVLQIA encoded by the coding sequence ATGGAAATTCTGGCGCTTGAAGGCGAAAATATCGCCAGTCTGGCAAAACCCTTTGCCATTCACTTTGATGAAGAGCCGCTGTCCGGCGCGGGGCTGTTTGCCATCACCGGCGACACCGGCGCAGGCAAATCGAGCCTGCTCGACGCCATGTGTCTGGCGCTTTATGGCGAGTGCCCGCGGCTGGGCTCTTCCGGGGTGAATGATCAGGTGCCTGACATCTCTGGCGACATGCTGGCCTCGACGGATCCGCGCACGATCCTGCGGCGCGGGGCGGCGGGTGGCCACGCAGTGGTGCGTTTTCGGGCCATGGACGGCGAGGCTTATGAGGCCCGATGGTCGGTGCGTCGGGCGCGCGACAAGGCGACCGGCAAGCTGCAGGCGGTGGACCGTTCGGTGACGCGGCTGTCTGATGGCGTTGTGCTGGAAAACCAGACCCGGGCCGTTGCCGGGCGGGTCGAGCAACTGACGGGGCTGACCTATGAGGAGTTTCGCCGCTCGGTGCTGTTGGCGCAGGGTGATTTTGACAATTTCCTCAGCGCCAAGGCCGCCGAGAGGGCGCAGATCCTGGAGAAGGTGACCGATACCGGCCTTTATCGCGAAATCTCCAAGCGCGCCTACGCCGCCTTCAGCAAGGCCGGACGAGCCGTCAGCGACCTTGAGCTGCAGCTGGGTGAACACAAGGTTCTCGACGCCGAGGAAAAGGCGCAGCTGGAAGGGAAGGCCGGGGCGCAGTCGGCAAAAGCAGCTGCGCTGGCGCATGACAAGGCCGCGCTGGGCAAGGATCTTGCCGTCTATCAGGCCCTTGATGATGCTGCAAATCGGATTGAAGAGGCGAGGGAAGCGGAACGACTGGCCAGCGAGGCATGGAACAATGGGCAAGCGGCTGTGGCGTTGCTCGCCGACTTGCAAAAGGCAGCTGGCATCCGAGCCGAATGGCGCGAGGATCAGGAGGCCGGTCGGGCTCTTGAGGCGGCACGCAGCAGCCTTGATGGCACGGGTAAGGCGCTTGAGGAGGCCAGACAGCAGGAGGTCGAGGCCTTGAGGGCCGTCGGCGACAGCAAGGCACAGGTCTTGGAATTGGAAGCGCAGTTCAAGGCACTTGGCCCCATCTGGTCGCAGGCCGAGCGACTGGATGCCGGTATCGTGACTGCCGAGGAGGAGCTGCAGAAGGCCGCCACGCAGAGCAAGGTAGCCGAGACGGACCTTGCCGAGAAGACGGGGGCACTTCAGGTTGCCAATCGCGGATTGGCCGCTCTGGAGGTAGCGCTTGGGGCATTGGCGGATCGTATCGCAGCGGAGCCTGCTGGCGAAATTTTCGAGAAGCGGTGGGACATCCTTGAGGATCGCCTCAAACTGCGCATCGAGGCCTGCAAGGCGATGGACGAGGCGCGAGAGGCCAAGATCGCCCTTGAAGCATCCGTGTCTGAGCGGCAGCAAAGAAAGGCCGAGATTGATGCCCTGATTGGCGCATGCCGAGAAAAGATCGCTCTCAACCAGCAGGCAATTGAGGACAAGGCGGAAGCCCGCAAGGCGCTTGCCGACGCGGAACCGGTGCAGCGGCTGGCCCGTCTGTCGCTGTCGCTTGCAGCGGTGCGCACGCTCAAGGGGCTGGCGCAAGATTATGCACGCACGACAAAGGAGATTGCGCGCCTCCGTGATCTTGCTATCTGTCTCGACAAGACAATTGCCGCTTGCGAGGCCGATCTGTTGCGGTCGGACAAGGCCGAAAGCGAGGCAGAAGGCGCCATAAAGGCACTTCAGGCTCCGACAGAGCTGGCCGAGGCAGCGGTGTCGGAGGAGGCCGCCCGCTTGCGTAGCCAACTGGTGGACGGCGAGGCCTGCCCGGTTTGCGGCTCGAAGGATCATCCGGTGCATGCCTCCGAACAGGCCTCTGAGCTTGCCCACACCCTGCGCAGCAGACTGGAGGCGGCAAGACAGGACCGCGAGGCGGTGATTGCCCTGAGGGCCAGAGCACGGTCTGACATCGAGGCCGCAAGGCAGGATCTGGTGACGGCGCAAACGAAGCTTGCCGGACAGACTGAAGCGCTTGTCGAGATCGAGCAGACTTATGCCCAAAGCCTTGCTAGCGAGAGCGACGGCCCGATTGCGTCCGACCTGCCGCCGCTGTCAAACGGTGCCGAACCGGCCCTGTCAGACCTTCTTTTGAAAATGGATGGCTGGCAACGGCGCCTAGACCAGGATCGCAAGGCACTGGTCGCGCTTGACCAGAGCTTCCGGGAGGCGTCGCGGGAGATCGAAGCCCAACAGGGCACAGCGCAGACGCTGGCAGGTGAGCAGCAGATGCTTGCCACGCAAATCGGCCCCGACCTCATGGAATTGGACAAGAGGACGCGCCAGATCACCGATCTGGCCGCACGGGTGGCTTCGCTTGATGCCGAACTGGCTGCTTCCTTTTCTCCGGTCGGGCTTGACTGGGCCGAGGTTAACGGGCAGGGCGCGCCCGTCCTTGCGGCGCTTGCCGAACGGCGGCAGGCGCACCTCGAAGCGGTCGCCGACCTTGCGCTTGAAAGCGGCAAGCGAGGGGACGCCGAACGGGCGCGTGACAAGGCTGGTGATCAGCTTCAGCACGTCGGGGTGACGCTGGACAAGGCAAGGGAAGCGTTGGCAGACCGGACGAGGCGGCTGGACGGTCTGAAGGCTGAACGTCAGGAACTTCTTGGTGGCGAGGCGACCGGTTCGCACCGGACGGCTTTCAACAACCGCCGTATCAAGGCAGGTGAGGCGGCCGATGCAGCGAGAGCTGCGCATGATGCCGTCGCGTCCCATATGCATCGCCTGATAGCCCAGCAGCAAAGCGAGGCAGATACCCTTGCCAAGGCCACGGAGCGGCGGGAGCTGGCAATAGAGGCGCTTGAAGCCGCTGTTTCTGGCACCGGGCTTGCCATGGACGCAATCCCCGCGCTTCTCGGTCTGTCATCGGACGAGGTTGCAGCTTTGTCGGCACAAGTGAAGGCGTTGGATCTGGCGAGGACAAATGCCGCGGCCCTGTTGGCATCCCGCCAGCAAGACCACCAAGCCCTCGTCAACAAGGGCACTCCGGCGCTCGAACGGGCGGAGATCGAAGAGCGCATCAAGGCGATTGCCGAGCAGGAACAACTATGCCAGACGGCGCTTGCCGAGGTGCGGGCAAAGCTGGAGATGGACCGTCTGGCGCATGAAAAGATGTCCGAGCTGGTCGCAAAGATCGAAGCGGCAAAGGCTGTGCTGGATACCTGGACTGCGGTCAATGATGTCATTGGCTCGGCCAGTGGCGACCGCTTTGCCCAGATCGCCCAGGAGGTCACCCTCGGTATCCTTGTGGACCATGCCAATCATCACCTTGCGGACATCAAGCCACGCTACCGGCTGGCGCTGGGGGAGGGTAAGCTCTCGCTGCACGTGATCGATGAGCACATGGCGGGGGAAATCCGCTCGACGCGCAGCCTGTCGGGCGGGGAGCGGTTCCTCGTGTCCCTGTCGCTGGCGCTCGGCCTGTCGACCATTGGTGCGCAGGGAGCGATCTCCTCGATGCTGTTCATCGATGAAGGCTTCGGGTCGCTGGACGCGGAAAGCCTTGAACTGGCGATCAACGCGCTTGAGGCGCTACGGGCACAGGGCCGCACGATTGGCGTGATCAGTCACGTTCAGGCGATGAAGGACCGGATTCCGGTGCAGATTCAGGTCAAGGCGCAGGGCGGCGGTGCCAGCGAGATTGTGCTGCAGATCGCCTGA